Proteins from one Peromyscus eremicus chromosome 8a, PerEre_H2_v1, whole genome shotgun sequence genomic window:
- the Pctp gene encoding phosphatidylcholine transfer protein isoform X1, protein MAGAAGCFSDEQFREACAELQQPELAGADWQLLVEASGITIYRLLDQPTGLYEYKVFGVLEGCSPALLADVYMDLDYRKKWDQYVKELYEKECDGQMVAYWEVKYPFPLSNRDYVYIRQRRDLDVDGRKIYVVLAQSISVPQFPEKSGVIRVTQYKQSLAIESDGKKGSRVFMYYFDNPGGQIPSWLINWAAKNGVPNFLKDMVKACQNHPKKT, encoded by the exons ATGGCAGGGGCCGCGGGCTGCTTCTCCGACGAGCAGTTCCGGGAGGCCTGTGCGGAGCTCCAGCAGCCGGAGCTGGCCGGGGCCGACTGGCAACTGCTGGTGGAGGCCTCGGGCATCACCATCTACCGGCTGCTGGACCAG CCAACTGGACTTTATGAGTATAAAGTGTTTGGTGTTCTGGAAGGTTGTTCGCCAGCTCTACTCGCCGATGTGTACATGGACTTGGACTACAGGAAAAAATGGGACCAATATGTAAAAG AACTCTATGAAAAGGAATGTGATGGACAGATGGTGGCCTACTGGGAAGTGAAATACCCCTTCCCTTTGTCCAACAGAGAT TATGTCTACATCCGCCAGCGGCGAGACCTGGATGTGGACGGGAGGAAGATCTACGTGGTCCTGGCCCAGAGCatctctgtacctcagtttcctgagaagtCTGGGGTGATCCGAGTGACGCAGTACAAGCAGAGCCTGGCGATTGAGAGCGATGGCAAGAAGGGGAGCCGAG TTTTCATGTACTACTTTGATAACCCGGGTGGCCAAATTCCGTCCTGGCTCATTAACTGGGCAGCCAAG AATGGCGTTCCAAACTTTTTGAAAGACATGGTGAAGGCTTGTCAGAATCACCCCAAGAAAACCTAA
- the Pctp gene encoding phosphatidylcholine transfer protein isoform X2, with translation MAGAAGCFSDEQFREACAELQQPELAGADWQLLVEASGITIYRLLDQPTGLYEYKVFGVLEGCSPALLADVYMDLDYRKKWDQYVKELYEKECDGQMVAYWEVKYPFPLSNRDYVYIRQRRDLDVDGRKIYVVLAQSISVPQFPEKSGVIRVTQYKQSLAIESDGKKGSREWRSKLFERHGEGLSESPQENLTRRMGPQHP, from the exons ATGGCAGGGGCCGCGGGCTGCTTCTCCGACGAGCAGTTCCGGGAGGCCTGTGCGGAGCTCCAGCAGCCGGAGCTGGCCGGGGCCGACTGGCAACTGCTGGTGGAGGCCTCGGGCATCACCATCTACCGGCTGCTGGACCAG CCAACTGGACTTTATGAGTATAAAGTGTTTGGTGTTCTGGAAGGTTGTTCGCCAGCTCTACTCGCCGATGTGTACATGGACTTGGACTACAGGAAAAAATGGGACCAATATGTAAAAG AACTCTATGAAAAGGAATGTGATGGACAGATGGTGGCCTACTGGGAAGTGAAATACCCCTTCCCTTTGTCCAACAGAGAT TATGTCTACATCCGCCAGCGGCGAGACCTGGATGTGGACGGGAGGAAGATCTACGTGGTCCTGGCCCAGAGCatctctgtacctcagtttcctgagaagtCTGGGGTGATCCGAGTGACGCAGTACAAGCAGAGCCTGGCGATTGAGAGCGATGGCAAGAAGGGGAGCCGAG AATGGCGTTCCAAACTTTTTGAAAGACATGGTGAAGGCTTGTCAGAATCACCCCAAGAAAACCTAACAAGGAGGATGGGACCCCAGCATCCATGA